From the genome of Salmonella enterica subsp. houtenae serovar Houten:
ATCTTCTATATGCAATGTGTAATAGATGACACCATCAAAATTATCTGAAGGAGCTACTTTAAACTCCATTGAATATGAATAATTACCAAAAAATAACAATGTTAATATTATTAGATTATAGTATTTCATCAAAAACACCATCCTGAATAAATCTCATTAAATTATTATATCTATCAGCATAATGATTATCATAAAGATTAACAATCCGGGTTATCGAATCTGATACATCTCGACTAATACCATTATCAGCTCTACTATATAAATTATTATAATCCCAAAAATATAAAGCAGACCTTGCTGCGTATACTATTTCAAGCAAAAGGTCCGGATTCAATTCAAAATCAACATATTCCCCCCAAACCTTCTCATGATAAACTGTAAAAGATCTGTAGTTATTCCTGAATGTCAATTGTTTCATTCCTCTTCCACGATAACGCCACCCATCCCCACTAGCTATATCATTGTTTCCCTCTCGCCCACCATATGCCCTATTTGCAATATTTTGTTTATTTGCCGCCTGTCTTCCAGGAATATAACCATCTATTTGTGCATGTTGAGAATGGTTTCTATAATATGAAAACTTATCTATCAAGACTTGTGGCCTATAATTAAACCCTTCATTTAAATTAAAAGCCGACCCAACTTCTTGATATATTTGAGCAAAAAAATGATACAATCTATTCTTAGTATTAATACGGCATTTCTCAAATTTATTCGAAAATTCTTCAGCTACCACATCAAGGACAGAATCAGAAACATTTCCTGAATTAGTCCAAATTCTCCTGAGCATCTGTCGTGTTATTTTTGATTTACCTTTAATCGCATCCAAAAACACCACCGGATGAAAATGCCACACTGGCTCATCATTATTAAATGGCGGCACCCCGCTCATCCACTCCAGATCTGACTGCCACTTCTCACAGTATGCCGTTTCCTCTGTGTCCAGATCCTTGTAGAACTCTTCCCACCGCCCCGTCGAGCGACCGCCGCACCACTCGCTGTGGTGTTTTATCACCAGCCGGTTCACCACATGCCTCACCAGCGGGTCACGCACGACCAGTGCCTGCCTGATCTCCTCTTCCGTCTATCACTTACGCGGTCCATTCTATTTATAGATAACGGTAAAGCATCCATTATCACGTCTCATAAAGTAATTTTCATTTAAATTTATATTACCTTCTTACACATAAATTTTTTAGTAAGACTCGAATTTATTCTTTGAAATATTACCACCTCTATAATCTTTACCTTCATTGGATGAATAATCAAAGGATATATTATCAACCCTCGTTGCTTTACCATTGTTAAAGGAGTAAATGACTTTATTGAATTTATCACAACAATCTTCTTTTGAATTAAAAACAATGTTCTTTTTATAAGGTTCATATACAAAGGTTCCATTTTCCTTTGATAAAATCTTATCTTCTGTAAACTTATTATTGCCTGAAAGATAAACAGTCTGACTACCATTATTTGGTCGATGGTCTGTTCTGGCTATCAGGTCGTAAAAACCATCGCCGTTAATATCTACAAACTCTAAAGATGGTGGGTCTATAGTATCAGAGATAGTTATAATCTCATTTTTATTATTAAATATTAATTTAATTTTATAGGTTCCTGAATCAGAACCATCAACCTTAATATCTTTCAGCACACCATTTTCGAATGAATTATTAGTCTGAATAGTTACAGGGACACATTTCTTATTGCACCAGTTGCCTGTATAACCTTTATTAGTACGGAAAAGCGATATAGTAGCAGTACTATCCTTTGTCTTTTCTTTTAGCTCAATCGATTTAAAGCTAATCACTCCACTTAGCAATATATTACTTTTATATTGATTATATATATAACTACCAGATACAGCGTTCCTGGAAGAAACAATATTCATTGTAATATTGTTTCTTCCAATATTCCCACTATACATCGAAGAAGTAATATATTCAATATTCACTTCATCCGAAGCACTACAGAATAATGGTAATATGCACACCACTAATAACAATGATATCTTATTCATTAAACTCACTCCAGCCCAAATGCGTTTTTTACAATAGATAATTTATTAACTCGGTCATCCATATGATTCGGCTCTCTGGCTTTGTCTGGATAATAAGGATGCTCCTGCACTGCCCATCCATTGACATAAACTGAAACCCAATAAACATCATCTTTGTCAGCTGTAGTGTTTAACTTAGGTTTTATATATTTCCAAAAATACCCAGATGCTAATGCAGCATATCTTGGATTTTCTGACAACTGTTTTGCTTTAGACACCGATGATGTTATATCAAACATTCTGCCATTAAGTTTAGTTTTGAGATACTCTTGGCATTTTGTGTAATTACTACGGCCAGTAATCTGTAACAAACCTCGGCCTTTAAATAGCGGACCATCTCCAGTCTGATTATTTCCAAGATCACCACGACCTTCATATACATTTCCAGAAGCAGTTTCTTCTGTATACATTAAAAAACCAGTTTCGTGGAGAATTTGGGCCATAAAATGCGATTTCCGTAAAGGTGTGTTGATTTCAAATAACCTCATGGTTTCATTCAATGGTTTCAGATAAATACTGACTTCAGCTTCTTGATCGGAAGGGAGCATTAATTTTAATTGTTCATATGTAATAAGTTGATCATCATCGAATAAGGTTGACAAAAACACCACCGGATGAAAATGCCACACTGGCTCATCATTATTAAATGGCGGCACCCCGCTCATCCACTCCAGATCTGACTGCCACTTCTCACAGTATGCCGTTTCCTCTGTGTCCAGATCCCTGTAGAACTCTTCCCACCGCCCCGTCGAGCGACCGCCGCACCACTCGCTGTGGTGTTTTATCACCAGCCGGTTCACCACATGCCTCACCAGCGGGTCACGCACCACCAGCGCCTGCCTGATCTCCTCTTCCGTCACTTTTCCGTCCTGGTCACTGTCCATCCTTACCATCAGTTCACGGTAAAAGGGCGGCACCTGTTCGTACCATTCATCGCCCTGTGCTGCGGCCCGGCTGACGGAATCAAAGGCTTCCGGCACCCACCCCTCATACGGGCTGCTGACCATATCACCACCGCTGTTTTCCTCCAGCGGCTGAAAACCCTGCTTCAGCAAATCGTACTGTCCGGCCTCTTCAACATCCTTCTCCGGCAGCCAGCCGCTTCCGGTGATGTTAAACCACCATTGCTTCGACTCATCCATGACCGGCGTTGTGGTTATCCGCGGAAGCATGTACTGAGCCTCCAGCGTCGCTGACGTGGCGCTAAATGTCGCCTGCTCTGCGGTCGCCTGGCGGGTGTATAATATTTTTCCTTTTGGCGCCCGAACCGTCCGTTTTTCCCCCTTAACGCCTTCCGGGTTGCCTAAAAACGCCGGCATCCTCGGGTCTGCACTCAGGACCTCAAGGTGGACAAACCATTCACGTTCAGTCTGACTGCCTTCTTTACCAGGGTACTCCTCACATCCCATAAATCCGACAGGCGTTCCGGCACTGACCTGCCATTCTTCCGTTTCCCCTCCCGCCTGCACCTGGTCAAAAACGCCCTTCGCCTTCGCCTTCTGCATCCACGCTGGCATCAGCGCCTGTATTTCGCCATCCGGCTCCATCAGCGTCGGGTCCAGCGTCACCCAGTACTGCTCATTTCCTGCCGTTTCCCCGTTCAGCAGGCGGACCAGGCCAAATGTCATCAGGGTCGACTGCTCCCCTCTCGTCACATAAAAACGTCCGGTACACGATGACGCAAAACGATCTCCCGCTTTCAGACTGTTACGGGTCTTCGGTGGTGCCTGATAAATTACAGGATCCCCGCTCTCCTGAGTCTCCGGCAACCCATTCTGACCGCTGGTATATTTACGCAACAGTATCCCGCTGTGCCCGGCCCTGACTTTATAGCAGAGGGATGCCGGATAATCTTTCACCGGCGCCAGATGCATGTACAGACTGTAAAATTCCAGCCAGCTTTTTTCTTTCTGCGGGTCTGGCTGACACTGCGATTTCACCAGGACAAAAGTGCTGCTGTAACGGAGCTCCTGCCCTTTCCAGGGCGCTGTCAGGTAGTCATTGTTTATCCGGTATGCCGCAATGGTGCCGTCGGCCATAAACTGAAGGGGAACCGGCTCTCCGGTACTGAGCGTATCCGGGGTGAGGGCAGAGCGCGGGTTAGACACCTCACTGATATGGACTGCGCCGTGCCACAATCCCTCACTGATATGGACTGCGCCGTGCCACAATCCGTTTCCTCCCAGCAGCCAGGTGCCGTGTGCTTCCGCGTCAATACGCTGCATTATCTCGTCCAGAGAACGAAATTCTTTTCCATCTTTATCCCTGATGGGGTAACTGATTTTCATACTATATCCTTATCGGGAAAATATTCTCTGGACTTGTGGCGGCACCAGGTCTTGCGGGGGGGATTAAACGCGTCCTGGACGTTTCTTCGTGGCGGCTCCGCATCTTCCGTATCCTCTGCACCGGAAATACCAGCACTTTCATCCGGTAAAGCCTTCAGAACAGCGGGTTGTTGTGTCTGAACCGGCGTACCCGGACTGCCTCCGCTGTTGAGATTGATTTTCGGCCCCACGATATCCACGCCGCCCGCATGTATCACTACAAACGAGCTACCCACCTTCAGTGTGATTTTACCGCCACTTTCCAGTACGATGTCATTTCGTACCTTTATTCCCAGCGCCCCGCTCACCTTCCGCGCCAGATCCCCCTTCACCTCCAGACTGTGCGTCCCCTTCACCAGGCTGATATGGTCCCCGGTGGTGGTGTGTTCCTGCTTCCCTTCCACCGTCACCTTTCGGTCATGCTTCACATACAGCCCGTCATCGTGGCTGATACCCGCCATCCGGTCGTTCATCACCTTCAGCGTCTGGTCGTTACGTACCGTGATGCTACGGTTATTTGCCACCGTAATCGTCTGGTCGTGCCCGCCTTCCTTTTTCGTCCCCACGCTGACCGTCTGGCCTTTCACCACCGTGATTTTCTGGTTATTCCCGATGCTCTCCGTGTGGTCGTGTCTGACTTTTGTGCTCCGGTCGTTCAGCACCTCCGTATCCATGTCCTTCTGCGCGTGGATATACACCTGCTCCTGGTTCGTCGCATCCTCAAAACGCAGCTCGTTAAAACCGCTGCCCTTGTACGTTTTTGAGCGGATGGTCATCTGCGTTTTTGTCCCCGGCAGACTCCCCGGTGAGCGGTTGTCCTGATGATAGGTACGCCCCATGATGATGGGCTGGTCCGGGTCGCCGTTCAGAAAGTCCACGATAACCTCCTGGCCCACACGGGGGATGGCAAGATTGCCGAACCCCGCTCCCGCCCACGCCTGCGACACCCGAACCCAGCACGAACTGTCCTCGTTCCCCGGGCAGTATCGATCCCAGTGGAACCGCACCCGCACCCGGCCATGTTCGTCGCAGAAGATTTCTTCGCCCGCCGGGCCGGTCACTATTGCGCTCTGCGGCCCGTCCACCGAAGGTTTCGGCTGTGGTGGTACGCGCCATGTCCTGTCCGCCGGGATAGCCTCGAAATGATTATCCAGCGTCGTTCCCTGTCCTCCGCTGCCGTGCAGCGCCTGCGGCTGGTCGCCGGTCAGTACACAACTCACCACCTGCCACTCCCGGTTCAGTCTCTCCGACGGGTGGCCTGTCAGCGTGAAGCGTTTTCCCGGACACAGCTCAGGGGAATTACTGATGCAGGTTGCTGTCTCTGTATCATGTCGCCAGCCCTCCATCTGGTAACGCGCAAATGCCTCCCCATGCGTCCCGTCCTTGAACCGCCCCGGATAGTCAAAGATTTCATACTGTGTACGCTGACCGTTCAGGTTCTCTGCGGCACGGTTGTAATAACCCGGCCAGCCCGGCGTTTTGAAGGTATAGTCCTGGGTTTCCACCGACGAAGGCCCGGTTCGCGCCCGGTAACGAAAACTACTGATACACATCGTGGAGACTTCCGTATCCGTGTTCGGATTAAACGGCATCTCACCCAGTGTCGATACCCCGGCCACATCATCACACAGCACCAGTTTCTGCGCGGCTCCTTGTGGCGCGTGCCAGTCAAAGTAGAAGATGCCTTCTTCTGACCACAGGCGGGTCAGGAATGCCAGGTCACTTTCCCCGTACTGCACGCAGAACTCCCGCGCCGGGTGGCTCTCATAAAATACCGGCGTCCACTCCGTGACGCCATTTTCATTAAGCAGGGTAGAAGAGAGGGTCTGAATATCCTGCTGCTGGAAGATGCGGAAGTTCTGACGCAGGCCACAACGCCACAGGGGAGGTACTATCGTCAGATGATAACGCATCTGCCAGTGATTATTTTCCCCCTGCATCACTTCGTTGATAATACCGCTGACGTAACGTTGCGCCTCCATCCCCTGCCAGATAGTCAGCACCGCGTTCTTTTCCAGAAAATTTGTCGCCGCCAGATCCGGCTGGTCGCTGGCGATATCCACCTCCAGTACAAAGGGGGTGGAATGGCACTGGTAAAGACTGAACCCCACCACTGCCGTGGCTGTCTCCTCCAGTCCGTCTATATTCAGCGTAAAACGCAGACCTTTTAATGACATTTTGACCTCCCTGGTATTCACAGGAAAAAAGACAGTCGCCGGACAGCAACGGTGGCAGTACAGTGTTACGCTTGCATTCAGGCACGCTACCGCCGAAGTTTCCGGCGTCCGCCATCTCCCGTAAAAACGTAACTCCTTACTGGCACTGACTTTTCACTTCCGGCACAACAAAAAACAGCACCCTGCCCGCCAGGACAGAATGCTGTCAGTTCATATAACCCGCATTTACGCTTCCAGCGGCGCACGCCAGTCGTCGGCGCCAGAGGTGCCTGCGGAGACGTGCTCCCACTCGATTTTGCGATAAGCCAGAGAGACTTTTACCAGTTGAGTGAACTCACGTTTTTCCGCGTCCTGGCAGTGCGGCATATGGCAATCGATATCCACGATGGTGGAGTCGGTCAGGCGGGTGGTGAAGAAATGCTCCTGTTTGCCTTCCACAGAGGTGCGGTACCAGTGCAGTTCGGTGGTCGGCAGCATTTCGCCGGAGGCCAGCGCGTTGTACAGTAGAGGAACCGCTTTGTTCAGCGCCACGGTGAAGATAAACGGTTTGTGCGAGCGCTGGCCTGACGGCTGACCGGACTGCGGGTCGGTCGGGACGGTAACGTTGTGGCTGAACTCCTGCACCAGCATTTCGTCTTCGTGTCCCTGAACGTAGATATTGCCGACAGATTCAGCGGTAAAGGCCCGGTCAGTAATCAGGCCCCGAGTTTGTCCTTTAATTGAGATATAACACGGTGTTGGCATTTCTCGTAACTCCTTTTATATGTCTGTAGCTATTTTGTTGCATTTTCTCATAACCATCATTGACCATACCTGAGTTTTTTATCCATATTTATGACCATTTAATCCATCATAGCCAAACAACTTTCTTTAATAAGCATGAAACCTTCTTTTATTTTCTTGTTTTCTGGGTGTAGATAAATCAAGAATAATATTATCTTATCTTTTTTTGTGTCTGCCTGTTTATTTTTGCTGTTCTATGTCTTCAGTATTATTAATACCTTTCATTTATTCATGAGCTTGATTGATTATTTGTGTTATTTATGTTCAAGCTTCTGTTTTTAATGGATTTTATATTATTTACGCAATGCGGAAATAACCATGTAAGCCTTTATTGTCGTATGGTTTATACAATTTCCGTGTACGTCATCATAAACAAAATTATCTCGTTCATCTGTTGTAAAATTATTATAATTTCTTATATCGGGAGTATCATACGCCTTAATGTCAATTCCGCATCATATTTTTGCATCATAAAAATGGCGCTTTGATAATATCCTCAATATCAGGAGTATCGTTTTTATGGTCCGGAAGTTATCCATGAAACATAATTTGACGGAATATATTTATGGGTAATGATAGAGGCGGAAGTATAGCTCCCAAAGAGCGTATTAACATTCGCTACGTACTGAGGACTGATGGCCAGGCGTCAGAAGTGGAACTCCCGCTCAGCCTGCTGGTAACCGGGGATTTACTGGGTAAACCCGACGACACGCCGCTGGATGAACGCCAGCCCGTTGCCATTGATAAAAATACCTTTAACGCCGTACTGGCGCAGTCCGGGATTGAACGTAACGTCTCTGTGCCGTCGGTACTCAGTGGTATGCCAGCCGCCAGATGGATGTGATCCTTCATGATCCGGTAATTCAGGAGCTGGAAGCGCTGTTACGTTCACTGAAACTGCTGGTTGAACGCACCGATCCGCGTGAAAACATCAAAATTTATCTGCTGTACGCCACTAAAGAAGAACTGCTGGATAATTTTGAGTTCGCCCCGGAAATCACCCAGAGCGGTTTCTATAAACATGTCTACTCCAACGGTTACGGCCAGTGTGGCGGCGAGCCTGTCGCGGCAGTTATCGGCAACTATGCGTTTCAAAATAACGCAGCGGATCTGAAACTACTATCTGTACGAAGCAATGGGGCAGCTACAGGCCTTGTGCATCGGTAAGCTTGTAAGGTTTATCGAGAGGTTTTGCGTTACGGATAGCGGTATCGGAGAGAGGCATGGTGGGGCTCCATAGTTTATCGAACCGACAGGCCCCCAATTAAGCCCCAAAAACTATGGATGTCAAAAGACCCGTTGATATTCAATGATACCATCGGGTCTCTTTAACTTACTGATTTTTATACGTCCTCGGACTTACTGAGACATCCCAGGACAAAAATATGGTGCCCGGACTCGGAATCGAACCAAGGACACGGGGATTTTCAATCCCCTGCTCTACCGACTGAGCTATCCGGGCAACGGGGCGCATTAAACCGTAATCGCCTCTCTTCGTCAACGGAATTTCTTCAAATTAACGTAGACTGCACAATCTATCACCACATTGCTGCTATTGCACGCAGAATCAGGCAAAAAACATCGCCCATGCGGCGGAAATCGGCATCGCCAGCAACAGCGCCGGGAGCATATTCACTACCGGAAACATTTTGATTCCACATACACGCAAGCCGGTTGCCACCAGCAGCAGTCCGCCCACAGCGCTAAAGTCGCCCATCATTGCCGGCGTAGTCAGCGGAAGAATGAGGGTGGCGCAGGCGGCAAGCGTTAACTGGATAATCAACATCGGTGCGCAAATCGCCGAAACGGCGATGCCAAGCGAACAGGCGAAAATAATGGCGGTGAAAAAATCCAGAAAAGATTTAGCGATCAAAATGTTT
Proteins encoded in this window:
- a CDS encoding phage encoded lysozyme; amino-acid sequence: MNRLVIKHHSEWCGGRSTGRWEEFYKDLDTEETAYCEKWQSDLEWMSGVPPFNNDEPVWHFHPVVFLDAIKGKSKITRQMLRRIWTNSGNVSDSVLDVVAEEFSNKFEKCRINTKNRLYHFFAQIYQEVGSAFNLNEGFNYRPQVLIDKFSYYRNHSQHAQIDGYIPGRQAANKQNIANRAYGGREGNNDIASGDGWRYRGRGMKQLTFRNNYRSFTVYHEKVWGEYVDFELNPDLLLEIVYAARSALYFWDYNNLYSRADNGISRDVSDSITRIVNLYDNHYADRYNNLMRFIQDGVFDEIL
- a CDS encoding type VI secretion protein, family — encoded protein: MGNDRGGSIAPKERINIRYVLRTDGQASEVELPLSLLVTGDLLGKPDDTPLDERQPVAIDKNTFNAVLAQSGIERNVSVPSVLSGMPAARWM
- a CDS encoding type VI secretion protein, EvpB/family — its product is MDVILHDPVIQELEALLRSLKLLVERTDPRENIKIYLLYATKEELLDNFEFAPEITQSGFYKHVYSNGYGQCGGEPVAAVIGNYAFQNNAADLKLLSVRSNGAATGLVHR
- the hcp7_1 gene encoding Major exported protein Secreted protein hcp; the encoded protein is MPTPCYISIKGQTRGLITDRAFTAESVGNIYVQGHEDEMLVQEFSHNVTVPTDPQSGQPSGQRSHKPFIFTVALNKAVPLLYNALASGEMLPTTELHWYRTSVEGKQEHFFTTRLTDSTIVDIDCHMPHCQDAEKREFTQLVKVSLAYRKIEWEHVSAGTSGADDWRAPLEA
- a CDS encoding vgrS protein produces the protein MSLKGLRFTLNIDGLEETATAVVGFSLYQCHSTPFVLEVDIASDQPDLAATNFLEKNAVLTIWQGMEAQRYVSGIINEVMQGENNHWQMRYHLTIVPPLWRCGLRQNFRIFQQQDIQTLSSTLLNENGVTEWTPVFYESHPAREFCVQYGESDLAFLTRLWSEEGIFYFDWHAPQGAAQKLVLCDDVAGVSTLGEMPFNPNTDTEVSTMCISSFRYRARTGPSSVETQDYTFKTPGWPGYYNRAAENLNGQRTQYEIFDYPGRFKDGTHGEAFARYQMEGWRHDTETATCISNSPELCPGKRFTLTGHPSERLNREWQVVSCVLTGDQPQALHGSGGQGTTLDNHFEAIPADRTWRVPPQPKPSVDGPQSAIVTGPAGEEIFCDEHGRVRVRFHWDRYCPGNEDSSCWVRVSQAWAGAGFGNLAIPRVGQEVIVDFLNGDPDQPIIMGRTYHQDNRSPGSLPGTKTQMTIRSKTYKGSGFNELRFEDATNQEQVYIHAQKDMDTEVLNDRSTKVRHDHTESIGNNQKITVVKGQTVSVGTKKEGGHDQTITVANNRSITVRNDQTLKVMNDRMAGISHDDGLYVKHDRKVTVEGKQEHTTTGDHISLVKGTHSLEVKGDLARKVSGALGIKVRNDIVLESGGKITLKVGSSFVVIHAGGVDIVGPKINLNSGGSPGTPVQTQQPAVLKALPDESAGISGAEDTEDAEPPRRNVQDAFNPPRKTWCRHKSREYFPDKDIV
- a CDS encoding bacteriophage protein, which gives rise to MKISYPIRDKDGKEFRSLDEIMQRIDAEAHGTWLLGGNGLWHGAVHISEGLWHGAVHISEVSNPRSALTPDTLSTGEPVPLQFMADGTIAAYRINNDYLTAPWKGQELRYSSTFVLVKSQCQPDPQKEKSWLEFYSLYMHLAPVKDYPASLCYKVRAGHSGILLRKYTSGQNGLPETQESGDPVIYQAPPKTRNSLKAGDRFASSCTGRFYVTRGEQSTLMTFGLVRLLNGETAGNEQYWVTLDPTLMEPDGEIQALMPAWMQKAKAKGVFDQVQAGGETEEWQVSAGTPVGFMGCEEYPGKEGSQTEREWFVHLEVLSADPRMPAFLGNPEGVKGEKRTVRAPKGKILYTRQATAEQATFSATSATLEAQYMLPRITTTPVMDESKQWWFNITGSGWLPEKDVEEAGQYDLLKQGFQPLEENSGGDMVSSPYEGWVPEAFDSVSRAAAQGDEWYEQVPPFYRELMVRMDSDQDGKVTEEEIRQALVVRDPLVRHVVNRLVIKHHSEWCGGRSTGRWEEFYRDLDTEETAYCEKWQSDLEWMSGVPPFNNDEPVWHFHPVVFLSTLFDDDQLITYEQLKLMLPSDQEAEVSIYLKPLNETMRLFEINTPLRKSHFMAQILHETGFLMYTEETASGNVYEGRGDLGNNQTGDGPLFKGRGLLQITGRSNYTKCQEYLKTKLNGRMFDITSSVSKAKQLSENPRYAALASGYFWKYIKPKLNTTADKDDVYWVSVYVNGWAVQEHPYYPDKAREPNHMDDRVNKLSIVKNAFGLE